In Bradyrhizobium sp. 170, the DNA window TCGTAACGGCCTGCTCTGGTATCCATCGCTCTACGAGGGATTCGAATACTCGCCCAACGTGATCTATACCGGCGCTTCTCCCAACCAGAACAGTTTTCCGCTTGCGGAGTATCTGGTCCGGAACTACGGCAGGCGGGTGTTTCTCGTCGGTTCGGACTACGTCTATCCGCGCGAATCCAATCGGATCATGCGCGATCTCATCGTCGCCCATGGCGGCGAAATCGCCGGCGAACTCTACGTGCCGATGGAGGCGTCGCCGTCACAGTTGCAAGCCGTCTTGAATGAAGTGAGGGAGCAGCAGCCGGACGTATTATTCTCGACGGTCGTCGGACGACCGGCACGGGACTTCTATCGGCTCTATCACGATGCCGGGTTCGACGCGGCGCAAATGCCGATTGCGAGCTTGACGATTGCGGAGGGAGAGATACGGGAAATCGGCGCCGAGTTTTGTACGGGCCACATCACCGCCGCCACCTATTTCGGATCGCTCGATAGCGACAGCAACAGAACGTTTGTCGCCAATTTTCATCGCCTTTTCGGCGCAGCGAAGCCGATCAGCATGTGGAGCGCCGGCGCCTATGCGCAGGTTCGCCTTTTCGCCCTCGCACTGGAAATCGCCGGGACGCTGGATACGCAACGTCTCGTCGACGCGGCGCTCGGTCTTTCATTTGAAGCCCCGGAAGGTTCGATCCGGATCGATCCCGAAAACAATCATACCTGGCTGACGCCACGGATCGGCAAGGTTCGCCGTGACGGTGGTTTCGACATCGTGTGGGAAGCGAAGTCAGCGGTGAAGCCGGATCCCTACCTTGCGGTCACGCCACTCGGCAGCCGCTGGATCAGCGACGGGACGCTCGCATCATGAAGCCCGGTATCCGCCGCCTGATGGAGGATTTGCGGGGCGCCCGAGTCCTGGTGGTGCATCCGCGCGACGCCGAGGGAGATGCATTGATCGATCAGTTGAAGCGGATAGGGTGCAACGTCCGTGGCCTCTGGCCGCCGCCGGCAGAAATTCCCCGCGACGTCGACACCGTCTTCCATCTTGTCGAAGCCGCCGAGACACCAGACTTCACGGCATCGGCAACAGACGACGGCCCGACTTTTGTGGCGATCATCGACTATGAAAACCCAACTGTGCTGAAGCGGCTGCTCGATAGCAACGCGCATGGCGTTGTGAACAAGCCGATCCGGTCGTTCGGTATCCTTTCATCTCTCGTACTTGCCCGCTCGGCCCACGGTTATGCGCGGCGTCTCCAAGGGAAAGTCCAGAAACTCGAGGAAACGCTGAAGGCGCGCCGCGACGTCGATAAGGCCGTCAAGATTCTTGTCAGCCTCAAGAAGATTGGCGAGACGGAGGCCTATGAGCTCATCCGCCAGCAGGCGACGCAGAAGCGGCTGTCGATGGCCCAGGTCGCAGCGACGATCATCGGCGCGCAGGAAGTTCTTGGCGGCCTCGGTCTGATGGATGGCAGCGACTGACCCGACTGCGCGTTGCATGACCAATCGTGCCGATTATTTCGCCGTCCGGAAACATTGACTCTCCGTCGAAGGTAGGCAATCATCTCGGCAGATGTCTTGAAGTTTGATCTTCGAGAACATCGCAGCGGCCGGTAGGCTGCTTTCATAATCGGCTATGTAGCCCTCGATTGGAGCCTGTCTGGCACCATCGGGGGTTTTTTGTTTTGCGCGCTCGAAGGAGCCTCGATCGATGACGTCGGACGTTTTCATGGATGCCAAAGGCGGGCTGTTTACAGTTGCTTGTATTCAGATGCAGCCAAGCTTCGGCAACGTGACCCTGAACGTGGAGCGTAGCCTGCACTTGATCGACAAGGCCGTCGAGAAGGGCGCAAATCTCGTTGTCCTCCCGGAGCTCTGCAATACGGGCTACATGTTTGCTTGCCGAGAGGAAGCATTTGCGATTGCGGAAGAGATCCCCGCGGGGCCGACGGTCGCGGCATGGATCGCGCGTGCGGCGCGCCATCGGCTCCATCTCGTTGCCGGCATTTGCGAGCGGGCAGGGGCCAGCCTCTATAACAGCGCGGTCGTGATCGGCCCGGACGGCTTTGTTGGTACGTTTCGCAAGATGCATTTGTGGAACGAGGAGGCGCTCTACTTCGAACCCGGCGATCTCGGATTCCCCGTGTTCCAAACGCCGATCGGCCGCATCGGCGTAGCGATTTGCTACGACGGCTGGTTTCCCGAGACGTTCAGGCTTTGCGCATTGCAGGGCGCCGACATCGTCTGCGTGCCCACCAATTGGGTACCGATTCCGGGACAGGCGGAAGGTCGCCAGGCCATGGCCAACATCCTCGCGATGGGGGCGGCGCATAGCAACTCGATGTTCATCGCCTGCGCCGATCGCGTCGGGATCGAGCGAGGCCAAGCCTTTGAGGGACAGAGCCTCATCGTCAGCTACACCGGGTGGCCTGTTGCCGGGCCCGCCAGCCGGGACTCTGAAGAGATCGTTCTTGCCGAGGTCAATCTCAGTGAGGCCCGGCGCAAGCGAAACTGGAATGCCTTCAACCAGGTGCTGCGGGACCGTCGAACCGACGTCTACGACGAGATGCTCGGAAGCAGCGCAAAGTCTGGTTGGTACTGATCGATGATCCCTCCATCCACCGAAATTGTCACCAACAGGAGAAGAGAAGTCATGAATCCAATTCGCTCGCTTTCTGCAGCACTGCTCTTGACCGTGTCTACGGCAGCACTGCCGAGCTTCGCGTTCGCCGCCGATCCCATCAAGATCGGCGTTCCCGTGGGCCTGTCCGGCGCCAACAGCGTCGTTGCGCCGTCTGTCGTGCAATCCGCTCAGCTTGCCGTCGACGAGATCAACGCCAAAGGCGGCGTGCTCGGCCGGCAACTCGTGCTTGAAGTCGCCGACGATGCATCCGGCGCCGCCGGCGCGCAGAAGGCCTTCGACGCCTTGATCTCGCAGAAAAAGGTCGACGTACTGATCTCCATGGAGACAAGCGCTGCCCGCAACGCCGCTTTGCCGATCGTCGCAAGAAGCAAGACGCCCTACATCTACACCTCGTTCTACGAGGGCAAGTCCTGCAGTCCATTCATGTTCGTCAACGCCTGGGTCCCCGAACAGCAGGTGCCGCCGATCGTGGATTATTTCAGCAAGGAGAGCGGCGCGAAGGCATACTTCCTGATCGGCTCCGACTATGCTTTTGGCCGCGGAATGCTCGCGTTCACCAGAAAGTACATCGAAAAGATCGGCGGCAAGGTGGTAGGCGAGGAGTATCTGCCAATGGACGGCAGCGACTGGACTTCGATCATATCCAAGTTGAAAAGCGCCGCGCCGGATGCGCTTATCACCTCAACGGCAGGCGGCGCGCCAAACGTGACGTTGACCAAGCAGCTTCGCGCCGCGGGCGTCAAACTGCCGTATGGAAATCTCGCGGTCGACGAAGGAACGGCGAAGGCAATGGGAACGGATGCGGAGGGCATCTTCCTGTCGGCCTCCTATATCACGGGAATTGAAACCGCTGCGAACAAGACCTTTCTGGCTGACATAGCCAGGAAGTTCGGCAAGGACGCGAAAACGCCGAATGATCTTTCGGTTCCGCAGTATGAAGCGGTCTATGCGTACAAGGCGGCGGTCGAAAATGCCGGCGGCACAGAAAGCGCGGCCGTGCTGAAGGCGCTCGCCGAGGTCAGCGTCACCGGGCCGCGCGGAACGATCGTCATGTCCAAGCAGCATCACGCACCCCTGAACATGTATCTGGGGCAGGTCCAGGGTGATGGCAGGGTAA includes these proteins:
- a CDS encoding nitrilase family protein, with translation MTSDVFMDAKGGLFTVACIQMQPSFGNVTLNVERSLHLIDKAVEKGANLVVLPELCNTGYMFACREEAFAIAEEIPAGPTVAAWIARAARHRLHLVAGICERAGASLYNSAVVIGPDGFVGTFRKMHLWNEEALYFEPGDLGFPVFQTPIGRIGVAICYDGWFPETFRLCALQGADIVCVPTNWVPIPGQAEGRQAMANILAMGAAHSNSMFIACADRVGIERGQAFEGQSLIVSYTGWPVAGPASRDSEEIVLAEVNLSEARRKRNWNAFNQVLRDRRTDVYDEMLGSSAKSGWY
- a CDS encoding ANTAR domain-containing protein; the encoded protein is MKPGIRRLMEDLRGARVLVVHPRDAEGDALIDQLKRIGCNVRGLWPPPAEIPRDVDTVFHLVEAAETPDFTASATDDGPTFVAIIDYENPTVLKRLLDSNAHGVVNKPIRSFGILSSLVLARSAHGYARRLQGKVQKLEETLKARRDVDKAVKILVSLKKIGETEAYELIRQQATQKRLSMAQVAATIIGAQEVLGGLGLMDGSD
- a CDS encoding transporter substrate-binding domain-containing protein — translated: MINRAGSGAETWRVGVLFSRSGVMEVTETEHFFGTALAIQEINQSGGIRGREIEVVAYDPGSNPETYRKLADRLLTEDGISVIFGCSTSAARKAILPAIERRNGLLWYPSLYEGFEYSPNVIYTGASPNQNSFPLAEYLVRNYGRRVFLVGSDYVYPRESNRIMRDLIVAHGGEIAGELYVPMEASPSQLQAVLNEVREQQPDVLFSTVVGRPARDFYRLYHDAGFDAAQMPIASLTIAEGEIREIGAEFCTGHITAATYFGSLDSDSNRTFVANFHRLFGAAKPISMWSAGAYAQVRLFALALEIAGTLDTQRLVDAALGLSFEAPEGSIRIDPENNHTWLTPRIGKVRRDGGFDIVWEAKSAVKPDPYLAVTPLGSRWISDGTLAS
- a CDS encoding substrate-binding protein; translated protein: MNPIRSLSAALLLTVSTAALPSFAFAADPIKIGVPVGLSGANSVVAPSVVQSAQLAVDEINAKGGVLGRQLVLEVADDASGAAGAQKAFDALISQKKVDVLISMETSAARNAALPIVARSKTPYIYTSFYEGKSCSPFMFVNAWVPEQQVPPIVDYFSKESGAKAYFLIGSDYAFGRGMLAFTRKYIEKIGGKVVGEEYLPMDGSDWTSIISKLKSAAPDALITSTAGGAPNVTLTKQLRAAGVKLPYGNLAVDEGTAKAMGTDAEGIFLSASYITGIETAANKTFLADIARKFGKDAKTPNDLSVPQYEAVYAYKAAVENAGGTESAAVLKALAEVSVTGPRGTIVMSKQHHAPLNMYLGQVQGDGRVKVIKSFPSVDPGDQCPNLKS